One part of the Natronorubrum sediminis genome encodes these proteins:
- the glpA gene encoding anaerobic glycerol-3-phosphate dehydrogenase subunit GlpA has protein sequence MADDTEVLVLGGGSTGCGIARDLAMRGLEVTLLERGTLTDGTTGRMHGLLHSGGRYAVSDQASATECIEENEILRDVASHCVEETSGLFVQRPEDPDEYFQEKLEGCRDCGIPARVLSGREAREVEPYLADDISRAIEVPDGAVDPFRLCVANALDAQNHGARIETHAEVIDLLREGDDIYGVTVRHESGPGKRTHNSAGATEEITAEYVVNATGAWAGQIGAMADLDVAVRPSKGVMTIMNVRQVDTVINRCRPKGDADIIVPHETTAILGTTDEEVSDPDDYPEEQWEVDQMIDTLSELVPILEEARTIRSFWGVRPLYEPPGTGTTDPTDITRDFFLLDHAERDGVSGMSSIVGGKFTTYRAMAEEISNHVCAKLGVSASCATAEEPLPGSENIETLEAGMDQFGLRSPVARRSTQRLGSRAQEVLETNEANPVICQCEGVTRAEICDAIEQSGSDLNAVRIRTRASMGNCQGGFCCQNMANELHPTYDEATVRAALDELFQERWKGERHALWGEQLSQAMLNYALHATTMNRDRDPADASIGVDYARFDGGA, from the coding sequence ATGGCAGACGACACCGAGGTCCTCGTGCTCGGCGGTGGCTCGACTGGCTGTGGTATCGCCCGAGATCTGGCGATGCGCGGCCTCGAGGTCACCCTCCTCGAGCGCGGGACCCTGACAGACGGGACGACTGGCCGCATGCACGGCCTCTTACACAGCGGCGGGCGATACGCCGTCTCCGATCAGGCCAGTGCGACCGAGTGTATCGAGGAGAACGAAATTTTGCGAGACGTTGCGAGCCACTGCGTCGAGGAAACCAGTGGCTTGTTCGTCCAACGACCCGAGGATCCCGACGAGTACTTTCAGGAGAAACTCGAGGGCTGTCGCGACTGTGGAATCCCCGCGCGGGTGCTCTCGGGGCGCGAGGCCCGCGAGGTCGAACCCTACCTCGCGGACGACATCTCGCGCGCGATTGAGGTTCCCGACGGCGCGGTCGATCCGTTCCGCCTCTGCGTCGCGAACGCACTCGACGCGCAAAATCACGGCGCGCGCATCGAGACTCACGCCGAGGTGATCGACCTGCTGCGTGAGGGCGACGACATCTACGGCGTTACAGTTCGCCACGAGTCAGGGCCCGGGAAGCGAACGCACAATAGCGCCGGAGCGACCGAGGAGATCACCGCCGAGTACGTCGTCAACGCGACGGGCGCGTGGGCGGGCCAGATCGGAGCGATGGCCGACCTCGACGTCGCGGTTCGGCCCTCGAAGGGCGTCATGACCATCATGAACGTCCGGCAAGTCGACACCGTCATCAACCGCTGTCGGCCGAAAGGCGACGCCGACATAATCGTTCCCCACGAGACGACGGCGATTCTCGGCACGACGGACGAGGAAGTCTCGGACCCGGACGACTACCCCGAAGAACAGTGGGAGGTCGACCAGATGATCGACACCCTCTCGGAACTCGTCCCGATTCTCGAGGAGGCCCGGACGATCCGTTCGTTCTGGGGCGTTCGTCCGCTGTACGAACCGCCGGGAACGGGAACGACGGACCCAACGGACATCACGCGAGACTTCTTCCTGCTCGATCACGCCGAGCGCGACGGCGTTTCGGGCATGTCGAGCATCGTCGGCGGCAAATTCACGACCTACCGGGCGATGGCCGAGGAAATCTCGAACCACGTCTGTGCGAAACTGGGCGTCAGCGCGTCGTGTGCGACCGCCGAGGAGCCACTCCCCGGGAGCGAGAACATCGAAACGCTCGAGGCCGGGATGGACCAGTTCGGGCTTCGATCACCGGTCGCTCGCCGAAGCACGCAGCGACTCGGCAGTCGGGCACAGGAGGTCCTCGAGACGAACGAGGCGAACCCGGTCATCTGCCAGTGCGAGGGCGTTACGCGGGCCGAGATCTGTGACGCGATCGAGCAGTCGGGTTCGGATCTGAACGCCGTTCGCATTCGCACGCGCGCCTCGATGGGGAACTGTCAGGGCGGCTTTTGCTGTCAGAACATGGCGAACGAACTCCACCCCACCTACGACGAGGCGACGGTACGGGCCGCACTCGACGAACTCTTTCAGGAGCGCTGGAAGGGCGAGCGCCACGCCCTCTGGGGTGAACAGCTCTCCCAGGCCATGCTCAACTACGCCCTCCACGCGACGACGATGAACCGAGACCGGGATCCCGCCGACGCATCGATTGGGGTCGACTACGCCCGATTCGACGGAGGTGCCTAG
- the glpK gene encoding glycerol kinase GlpK produces MTETTYVGAVDQGTTGTRFIVFDHSGQVVANAYETHEQIYPEPGWVEHDPMEIWENTKAVITQALGQAGISPEQLEAIGVTNQRETTLLWNADSGKPVHNAIVWQDRRTTERVEALEEDGMVETIREKTGLEADAYFSATKAEWLLENADPIKMERSRPDDIRDRAERGDVLFGTIDSWLIYNLTGNHITEVTNASRTMLYNIHDLEWDDDLLSEFDIPREMLPEVRPSSDDDTYGSTHPEGFLEAEIPVAGALGDQQAALFGQTCFDAGDAKNTYGTGSFFLMNTGNEAVESDHGLLTTIGFQRSGEPAQYALEGSIFITGAAVEWLEDVSLIDNPAQTAELARSVDSTDGVYVVPAFTGLGAPHWDQRARGTIVGMTRGTKKEHIVRATLESIAYQTRDVAEAMVADSGIEMRSLKVDGGAVKNNYLCQLQSDIIGSEIVRPVVDETTALGSAYAAGLAVNYWDDVDSLRNNWQVDREFDPEMDSDTADARYGRWQDAVDRSLGWANDGDAE; encoded by the coding sequence GTGACAGAAACCACATACGTCGGAGCGGTAGACCAGGGGACGACCGGCACGCGCTTTATCGTGTTCGATCACAGCGGGCAGGTTGTCGCGAATGCATACGAAACGCACGAACAGATCTATCCCGAACCGGGCTGGGTCGAACACGACCCGATGGAGATCTGGGAGAATACGAAAGCCGTCATCACGCAGGCGCTCGGGCAGGCCGGCATCAGTCCCGAGCAACTCGAGGCGATCGGCGTCACGAATCAGCGCGAGACGACGCTGCTGTGGAACGCCGATTCGGGCAAGCCCGTTCACAACGCCATCGTCTGGCAAGATCGGCGAACCACAGAACGCGTCGAAGCACTCGAGGAAGACGGGATGGTCGAGACGATCCGCGAGAAGACCGGGCTCGAGGCCGACGCCTACTTCTCGGCGACGAAAGCCGAGTGGTTGCTCGAGAACGCCGACCCGATCAAGATGGAACGCTCGCGTCCGGACGACATCCGCGACCGCGCGGAACGCGGCGACGTGCTCTTCGGCACGATCGACTCGTGGCTGATCTACAACCTCACGGGCAACCACATCACCGAGGTCACGAACGCCTCGCGGACGATGCTCTACAACATCCACGACCTCGAGTGGGACGACGACCTCCTCTCGGAGTTCGACATTCCCCGCGAGATGCTCCCCGAGGTTCGGCCCTCGAGCGACGACGATACGTACGGCTCGACGCACCCCGAAGGGTTCCTCGAGGCCGAAATTCCCGTCGCGGGCGCACTCGGCGATCAGCAGGCGGCCCTGTTCGGTCAGACCTGTTTCGACGCCGGCGACGCCAAGAACACCTACGGCACGGGCTCGTTCTTCCTGATGAACACCGGCAACGAAGCCGTCGAGAGCGACCACGGTCTGTTGACGACGATCGGTTTCCAGCGCTCCGGTGAACCCGCCCAGTACGCCCTCGAGGGATCGATATTCATCACCGGCGCGGCAGTCGAGTGGCTCGAGGACGTTTCGCTTATCGACAACCCGGCGCAGACGGCCGAACTGGCCCGAAGCGTCGATTCGACGGACGGCGTCTACGTCGTGCCCGCCTTTACGGGCCTCGGAGCTCCCCACTGGGATCAACGCGCCCGCGGGACCATCGTCGGGATGACCCGCGGCACGAAGAAAGAACACATCGTTCGCGCGACGCTCGAGTCGATCGCCTACCAGACACGAGACGTGGCGGAGGCGATGGTTGCCGATTCGGGCATCGAGATGCGTTCGCTGAAAGTCGACGGCGGCGCGGTCAAGAACAACTACCTCTGTCAGCTTCAGTCGGACATCATCGGCTCGGAGATCGTCAGGCCGGTCGTCGACGAGACGACGGCGCTCGGCTCGGCATACGCGGCCGGGCTCGCGGTGAACTACTGGGACGACGTCGACAGCCTGCGGAACAACTGGCAGGTCGACCGCGAGTTCGACCCCGAGATGGATAGCGACACGGCGGACGCGCGCTACGGGCGCTGGCAGGACGCCGTCGACCGATCGCTCGGGTGGGCTAACGACGGTGACGCAGAATGA
- a CDS encoding DUF368 domain-containing protein — translation MRELLAIYLKGFSMGTADVVPGVSGATIALIVGIYDRLIQAITAIDPRAFQPALNPTDPEARAEVRTALERMDVVFLLALGLGISTAIVVLSRVMHVAATTYPVPTYGFFFGLIAASAIVLYRQIDRWTRERIFVSAVAIAIAFFVTGVTTGDVSHGPLMVFVAGAVAICAMVLPGVSGAFFLLILGQYEYMTGVLSEFVDGVLGLATGNALAPVIESGTVVSIFGVGAVIGLFTMAHIVGYALERYRAATLAFLVSLMVGALRLPVEEVGGNLGETPLGTPAVAIVAAAIGVGAVLFVDRYTDDLEY, via the coding sequence ATGCGGGAGCTTCTCGCCATCTATCTCAAGGGGTTTTCGATGGGGACGGCCGACGTCGTTCCGGGCGTCTCGGGCGCAACGATCGCGTTGATCGTCGGCATCTACGATCGATTGATTCAGGCGATTACGGCGATCGACCCGAGAGCGTTCCAGCCTGCGTTGAATCCAACCGATCCCGAGGCTCGTGCGGAGGTTCGGACGGCACTCGAGCGGATGGACGTCGTGTTCTTGCTCGCACTGGGACTCGGTATTTCGACGGCGATCGTGGTCCTCTCTCGAGTGATGCACGTCGCGGCGACGACGTATCCGGTGCCGACGTACGGCTTTTTCTTCGGCCTGATCGCCGCGTCGGCGATCGTCCTCTACAGACAGATCGATCGCTGGACGCGCGAGCGGATCTTCGTCTCGGCCGTTGCCATCGCAATCGCCTTTTTCGTCACGGGAGTGACGACGGGAGACGTCTCTCACGGGCCGTTGATGGTGTTCGTCGCCGGTGCGGTCGCGATCTGTGCGATGGTGTTGCCGGGCGTCTCAGGGGCGTTCTTCCTCCTGATTCTCGGCCAGTACGAGTACATGACGGGCGTTTTGAGCGAGTTCGTCGACGGCGTCCTCGGATTGGCGACCGGGAACGCACTCGCCCCCGTAATCGAGTCCGGCACGGTCGTCTCGATTTTCGGCGTCGGAGCGGTGATCGGTCTGTTCACGATGGCACACATCGTTGGGTACGCTCTGGAACGCTATCGAGCCGCGACGCTGGCCTTTCTGGTGAGTCTGATGGTCGGCGCGCTCCGGTTACCGGTCGAAGAAGTGGGCGGAAACCTCGGTGAAACACCCCTCGGGACGCCTGCAGTCGCCATCGTCGCAGCCGCAATCGGCGTCGGTGCCGTCCTGTTCGTCGATCGGTACACCGACGACCTCGAATACTGA
- the glpB gene encoding glycerol-3-phosphate dehydrogenase subunit GlpB produces MAIEDDVLVIGGGLAGTTAALAAAASAKDARVRLVTYKQSTLRHASGLIDILGYAPGDDANAPLVDPFDALEDLPEGHPYERVGSQAVRDALAFFDEIAGDAYAGGHTDANALVPTHGGTVKPTARYPVSTAEGLASDPRETLLVGFETLPDFDAPLAASHLEAAGAPFEARGVTLSFPGIVRDDAKVTRYAHLLDHDETVSTESGETGARTALVTAVEGHLEDEPRVGFPAVLGDEHADEVRNALSDELGVDVFEVPMGPPSLPGMRLEERLYDALEDAGVRVTSGVPVVEYETTDGDDDRGWRIDHVVVDRHGAEIPHRADQYVLATGGLVGKGIESDREQVSEPIFDCHVPHAEDRYDWFVDDAFGEQPFAAFGLSPDRELRPLDPNGEPEFENLRAAGSVLGGYDYAAEKSGAGVSLATGYVAGTRAGEEATR; encoded by the coding sequence ATGGCCATCGAAGACGACGTCCTCGTAATCGGCGGCGGCCTCGCAGGCACGACGGCTGCGCTTGCGGCCGCGGCGTCTGCGAAGGACGCTCGAGTCCGCCTCGTCACGTACAAACAGAGCACGCTGCGACACGCGAGCGGCCTGATCGATATTTTGGGCTACGCGCCGGGTGACGACGCGAACGCGCCGCTCGTCGACCCCTTCGACGCACTCGAGGACCTGCCCGAGGGCCATCCCTACGAACGCGTGGGGAGTCAGGCCGTCCGCGACGCGCTCGCCTTTTTCGACGAAATCGCGGGCGACGCCTACGCGGGTGGACACACTGACGCCAACGCGCTCGTCCCGACCCACGGTGGGACGGTCAAACCGACCGCTCGCTATCCAGTCTCGACGGCCGAGGGGCTGGCGAGCGACCCTCGAGAGACCCTCCTCGTCGGCTTCGAGACGCTCCCGGACTTCGACGCCCCACTCGCCGCGAGCCACCTCGAGGCCGCGGGTGCTCCCTTCGAGGCGCGCGGGGTGACGCTCTCGTTCCCCGGCATCGTCCGCGACGACGCCAAAGTGACGCGCTACGCGCACCTGCTCGATCACGACGAGACGGTATCGACGGAAAGTGGCGAGACAGGCGCGCGAACGGCGCTCGTTACTGCTGTGGAGGGTCACCTCGAGGACGAACCGCGCGTCGGGTTCCCGGCCGTGCTGGGCGACGAACACGCCGACGAGGTCCGAAACGCACTCTCGGACGAACTCGGCGTCGACGTCTTCGAGGTCCCGATGGGTCCTCCGAGTCTGCCCGGAATGCGACTCGAGGAGCGACTGTACGACGCGCTCGAGGACGCTGGTGTTCGCGTCACCTCGGGCGTACCGGTAGTCGAGTACGAGACGACAGACGGAGACGACGACAGGGGCTGGCGCATCGATCACGTCGTCGTCGACCGCCACGGAGCCGAGATTCCCCACCGAGCCGACCAGTACGTGCTGGCCACCGGCGGACTGGTCGGGAAGGGAATCGAGTCCGACCGCGAGCAGGTGTCGGAGCCAATCTTCGACTGTCACGTTCCACACGCCGAGGACCGCTACGACTGGTTCGTCGACGACGCCTTCGGCGAACAGCCCTTCGCCGCGTTCGGTCTCTCCCCCGACCGGGAGCTTCGCCCGCTCGACCCCAACGGCGAGCCCGAATTCGAGAATCTGCGAGCCGCTGGGTCCGTTCTGGGGGGCTACGACTACGCCGCGGAGAAATCCGGCGCGGGCGTCTCGCTCGCGACGGGCTACGTCGCCGGCACGCGGGCCGGAGAGGAGGCGACACGATGA
- a CDS encoding oligosaccharyl transferase, archaeosortase A system-associated: MSTDTEHVEEGAAASPSLLETWRDWYHLPLIGVVILFMFVTRVLSYGNFITDDGRPALNAVDSWYHWRTVEWTAENYPNTMPYEIWTGFPTGNYAGQFGTLFDQIIVTIAMIVGLGDPSSSTLYSVALLTVPAMAALVAIPVFYMGRRLGGTVGGLVSIAVLALAPGTFFYRSTVGQLQHHVAEVLFMALAVLSMMVALRVAEREQPIYELVADKDWDALREPAKYSALAGVALSLYLWVWPPGVVLVGIFAVFFTVQLCLDYVRGTSPDHLAFVGAISMAIPALFMLVMIEEVSLGSTTSFGLLQPIAAALVAFGCLFMAGLARVWNNRNIDRRYYPAAIGGLLLGAFVVMWLALPDLYDTFVGNLTGRLLPLDPSDTGLTVSEVQPPDDFNAHVFGEFGAAFYTMLAGLAFLVARPFLGREFRAEYTLVIIWSLFLISMTATQVRFSYYLVLAVAVVNAIFVADVVRFFDLDIRGGVDSLRQVETYQIIVLVLVAMLVFVPLLTPMAGGATAWQQGQHMGPHHEAMTWEESNHWLAENTPEPGNWGEDENADQLDYMGTYEYPEDGDYDYPAGSYGVMSWWDYGHLITTQGERMPHSNPFQQHADSSSAFLTAESEDRGELVLDTIAAGENPTDLTDEELETYAEEAGDEEMRYVMIDSAMASSKFNAISQWSGPDYGYYMTPPDHDTDEHLNVEDLQEDFDEAPFHETMLAQLYYDDADGMEHYRAVHESEETPPMLLGTTAEVYNSQVIDPQAEAAQDLEEMGYSDGDVIHIDDGELAPPGEGQPSMTMGPMTEAEITQIQQDPMNELVDLQAGVPVQTFERVDGATLSGEVDDEDELLGDNATATVDVDLETNADRTFTYTQEVDVDDDGSFELTVPYATDNELGVEDGYTDSDVMATGDYNVSVGEFGEDGYETQTEVPEEAVVHGETVTLEDFEQTELEEPAEEDDEVDDEQIDEDEMEDELEIDEDELEDEMADAEDDGDGAGEDPAE, encoded by the coding sequence ATGAGTACGGATACCGAACACGTCGAAGAGGGTGCTGCGGCCTCGCCCTCCCTCCTCGAGACGTGGCGCGATTGGTATCACCTGCCGCTTATCGGCGTTGTGATACTGTTTATGTTCGTGACACGAGTGCTGTCGTACGGGAATTTCATCACCGACGACGGTCGGCCAGCGTTGAACGCCGTCGACTCGTGGTACCACTGGCGGACCGTCGAGTGGACGGCCGAAAACTACCCGAATACGATGCCCTACGAGATCTGGACAGGGTTTCCGACGGGGAACTACGCCGGTCAGTTCGGGACTTTGTTCGATCAGATTATCGTGACCATCGCGATGATCGTCGGTCTCGGTGATCCGTCCTCAAGCACGCTCTACTCCGTCGCACTGCTCACCGTGCCGGCGATGGCGGCACTCGTCGCGATTCCGGTCTTCTACATGGGTCGTCGACTCGGCGGTACGGTCGGTGGGCTCGTGTCGATCGCAGTCCTCGCGCTCGCACCAGGGACGTTCTTCTATCGGTCGACGGTCGGTCAGCTTCAACACCACGTTGCAGAGGTGCTGTTCATGGCACTCGCTGTCCTCTCGATGATGGTCGCGCTCCGTGTCGCTGAGCGCGAACAGCCGATTTACGAACTCGTCGCCGACAAGGACTGGGACGCGCTCCGGGAACCGGCGAAGTACAGCGCCCTCGCCGGTGTAGCACTCAGCTTGTATCTCTGGGTGTGGCCGCCTGGCGTCGTCCTCGTCGGTATCTTCGCCGTCTTCTTCACCGTTCAGCTCTGTCTCGATTACGTTCGTGGAACGTCGCCCGACCACCTCGCGTTCGTCGGTGCGATCAGCATGGCGATTCCCGCGCTCTTCATGCTCGTGATGATCGAGGAAGTTTCGCTGGGAAGTACGACCAGTTTCGGCCTCCTGCAGCCGATTGCTGCTGCCCTCGTCGCATTCGGTTGTCTGTTCATGGCCGGACTCGCTCGAGTCTGGAACAACCGGAATATCGACCGACGCTACTATCCGGCGGCGATCGGCGGATTGCTCCTCGGTGCATTCGTCGTGATGTGGCTCGCACTGCCGGATCTCTACGATACGTTCGTCGGCAACCTCACGGGGCGGCTCCTTCCGCTCGATCCATCTGACACGGGCCTCACCGTCTCGGAAGTCCAGCCGCCGGACGACTTCAACGCCCACGTCTTCGGCGAGTTCGGTGCGGCGTTTTACACGATGCTCGCCGGGCTCGCGTTCCTCGTCGCGCGGCCGTTCCTGGGGCGTGAGTTCCGTGCCGAGTACACGCTCGTCATCATCTGGTCGCTGTTCCTGATCAGCATGACGGCGACACAGGTCCGATTTAGCTACTATCTCGTGCTCGCAGTTGCCGTCGTCAACGCGATCTTCGTCGCCGACGTCGTTCGATTCTTCGACCTCGACATCCGCGGCGGCGTCGATTCGCTCCGCCAGGTCGAGACGTACCAGATTATCGTGCTCGTGTTAGTCGCGATGTTAGTGTTCGTTCCGCTGCTCACGCCGATGGCCGGCGGTGCGACCGCCTGGCAACAGGGTCAACACATGGGGCCACACCACGAGGCGATGACCTGGGAAGAGTCGAACCACTGGCTCGCCGAAAATACCCCCGAACCGGGTAACTGGGGCGAAGACGAGAATGCGGACCAACTCGACTACATGGGGACCTACGAGTATCCGGAGGACGGTGACTACGACTATCCGGCTGGCTCCTACGGCGTCATGTCGTGGTGGGACTACGGACATCTGATCACGACGCAGGGTGAACGGATGCCACACTCGAACCCGTTCCAGCAACACGCCGACTCGTCGTCGGCGTTCCTGACGGCCGAATCTGAGGATCGTGGTGAGTTAGTCCTCGATACGATCGCCGCTGGCGAAAACCCGACCGACCTCACCGACGAGGAACTCGAGACCTACGCCGAGGAGGCCGGTGACGAGGAGATGCGCTACGTCATGATCGACAGCGCGATGGCGAGTAGCAAGTTCAACGCCATTTCACAGTGGTCTGGTCCGGACTACGGCTACTACATGACGCCGCCGGATCACGACACCGATGAGCACCTCAACGTCGAGGACCTTCAGGAAGACTTCGACGAAGCACCGTTCCACGAGACGATGCTCGCACAGTTGTACTACGACGATGCGGACGGCATGGAACACTACCGCGCTGTCCACGAGAGCGAGGAGACGCCGCCGATGCTCCTCGGCACCACCGCCGAGGTGTACAACAGTCAGGTCATCGATCCACAGGCTGAAGCCGCCCAGGACCTCGAGGAGATGGGATACTCGGACGGTGACGTGATCCACATCGATGACGGCGAACTCGCACCGCCTGGTGAGGGTCAGCCGTCGATGACGATGGGCCCGATGACCGAAGCCGAAATCACTCAGATTCAGCAGGATCCGATGAACGAACTGGTCGACCTGCAAGCTGGCGTGCCGGTCCAAACGTTCGAGCGCGTCGACGGTGCGACCCTCTCCGGCGAAGTCGACGACGAAGACGAACTGCTCGGCGACAACGCGACGGCGACCGTCGACGTCGACCTCGAGACGAACGCCGATCGGACGTTCACGTACACGCAAGAAGTGGACGTCGACGACGACGGCTCCTTCGAACTGACGGTGCCGTACGCGACAGACAACGAACTCGGCGTCGAAGACGGCTACACCGACAGCGACGTGATGGCGACCGGCGACTACAACGTCTCGGTCGGCGAATTTGGAGAGGACGGCTACGAGACGCAGACCGAAGTGCCAGAAGAGGCCGTCGTCCACGGCGAGACGGTCACGCTCGAGGACTTCGAACAGACCGAACTCGAGGAGCCAGCGGAAGAAGATGACGAGGTCGACGACGAGCAAATCGACGAGGACGAGATGGAAGACGAACTCGAGATCGATGAGGACGAACTCGAAGACGAGATGGCTGACGCCGAGGACGATGGCGACGGTGCTGGCGAAGATCCCGCCGAGTAG
- a CDS encoding Cdc6/Cdc18 family protein — translation MDLEERIARRRSARQGRAVVVDHDQLSPVVHRPDPIGRGPVLEQLLDALEAVFDGELPPPVAVVGPSGSGTTAIVTALFGALNERLGEPTRAIGTTTRAASSKPVTWFIHVDGRRVESDFAFYRTVLSVVSNNHVPESGVGTADLRDRLAERLSRPDRKAIVAIDHHDEPQTLSYGRVRELLEPLADSVSTVAVGQEPPDEWTDDQPIVTVPAYRQHELVDVLTDRVSTGLAAGSLDHQTIRDVAIWADGNAHDALAVLFSAASLATEEGSDRIEPEHLETARADVPDESVHLDRVLTLSETRQQVLADFVTVDSEEQPIRAVATEIAERSELTRGTVKRFIYELADQGIIERVPLEATGSGRRPSAVVPRFPTIAFEELTE, via the coding sequence ATGGATCTGGAGGAACGAATCGCTCGACGACGGTCGGCTCGACAGGGACGGGCTGTCGTCGTCGACCACGACCAACTGAGCCCCGTCGTCCACCGACCGGACCCGATCGGGCGCGGCCCCGTGTTAGAACAGCTACTCGACGCACTCGAGGCAGTCTTCGACGGCGAGTTGCCACCTCCAGTCGCCGTCGTCGGCCCGTCAGGATCCGGAACGACAGCGATCGTCACGGCGCTCTTCGGTGCACTCAACGAACGCCTCGGCGAACCCACTCGAGCGATCGGCACGACGACGCGAGCCGCGAGTTCGAAGCCGGTAACGTGGTTTATCCATGTCGACGGCCGGCGCGTCGAGAGCGATTTCGCGTTCTATCGAACGGTCCTCTCCGTCGTCTCGAACAACCACGTCCCCGAGAGCGGCGTCGGAACTGCCGATTTACGGGATCGACTCGCCGAGCGGCTCTCGCGACCGGACCGCAAAGCCATCGTCGCAATCGATCACCACGACGAACCCCAAACCCTCTCCTACGGCCGCGTTCGCGAGTTACTCGAGCCCCTCGCCGACAGCGTCTCGACCGTCGCGGTCGGGCAGGAGCCACCAGACGAATGGACGGACGACCAGCCAATCGTCACCGTCCCAGCGTACCGACAACACGAACTCGTCGACGTGCTAACCGACCGCGTCTCGACCGGCCTCGCGGCGGGCAGCCTCGATCATCAAACGATTCGAGACGTTGCGATATGGGCGGATGGCAACGCACACGACGCGCTCGCGGTCTTGTTCAGCGCCGCCAGCCTCGCGACCGAGGAAGGCAGCGACCGAATCGAACCCGAGCACCTCGAGACGGCTCGAGCCGACGTCCCTGACGAGAGTGTCCACTTGGATCGCGTGCTCACGCTCTCGGAGACGCGCCAGCAAGTGCTCGCCGATTTCGTCACCGTCGACTCCGAAGAGCAGCCGATTCGAGCCGTCGCGACGGAGATCGCCGAGCGTTCGGAGCTGACGAGGGGAACGGTCAAACGATTCATCTACGAACTCGCCGATCAGGGAATTATCGAACGGGTGCCGTTGGAAGCGACGGGAAGCGGCCGTCGTCCCAGTGCCGTCGTTCCACGGTTTCCGACGATTGCGTTCGAAGAACTCACGGAGTAG
- a CDS encoding anaerobic glycerol-3-phosphate dehydrogenase subunit C: MSNAEQPSDEQPGNDEFEPIQVFPEAEEMDLRPGADDCYKCSTCDTNCPVAKVDDEFPGPKFQGPEQWRLKRQDDHDIDDSVMKCSNCMRCDSACPSEVPLSQMHNTARGEYVEENMSKFSREYVRNRMLANYRSLAPLASMFPRTANFVMGLSITQWLGEKTLGITSERELPEFATETFREWWAKRGGPRVESEDKRIAYFHGCYSNYNTPEVAKALVRVYEHFGYEIVVPEQDCSGTPMFANGMLEDARRAAETNVRELASAIEDGADVIASCSSCSMSLRQEYPELFDFDGTEDVASNTWDAVEYLRVHEDLRAELEGTSVGDEYDDFAYHAPCHSRNQGLDGQTIAVLDAIDGIDAHDVGDSCSGISGTYGWKEENYETSMKIGEEMFEHMEDSNAETGLTECPTCSMQMGHGTGYEIKHTLEVLEAALVGTDSDGLERKRKGK, translated from the coding sequence ATGAGCAACGCAGAACAACCGAGCGACGAGCAGCCAGGAAACGACGAGTTCGAACCGATTCAGGTCTTTCCGGAGGCCGAAGAGATGGACCTCCGGCCGGGCGCGGACGACTGTTACAAGTGCTCGACGTGTGACACGAACTGTCCGGTCGCGAAGGTCGACGACGAGTTCCCCGGACCGAAGTTCCAGGGGCCAGAGCAGTGGCGACTCAAGCGCCAGGACGACCACGACATCGACGACTCCGTGATGAAGTGTTCGAACTGCATGCGCTGTGATAGCGCTTGCCCCTCCGAAGTGCCCCTCTCACAGATGCACAACACGGCTCGAGGGGAGTACGTCGAGGAGAACATGAGCAAATTCTCTCGGGAGTACGTCCGGAACCGGATGCTCGCGAACTACCGGAGTCTCGCCCCGCTGGCGTCGATGTTCCCCCGCACGGCGAATTTCGTGATGGGGCTTTCGATCACGCAGTGGCTGGGCGAGAAGACTCTCGGCATCACGAGCGAACGGGAGTTACCGGAGTTCGCCACGGAGACGTTCCGCGAGTGGTGGGCAAAGCGAGGGGGGCCACGAGTCGAAAGCGAGGACAAGCGAATCGCGTACTTCCACGGCTGTTACTCGAACTACAACACGCCCGAGGTCGCGAAAGCCCTCGTCCGCGTCTACGAGCACTTTGGCTACGAGATCGTGGTGCCCGAACAGGACTGTTCGGGCACGCCGATGTTCGCAAACGGCATGCTCGAGGACGCCCGTCGCGCGGCCGAGACGAACGTTCGCGAACTCGCCAGTGCCATCGAGGACGGCGCGGACGTGATCGCCTCCTGTAGCTCCTGTTCGATGTCGCTTCGCCAGGAGTATCCCGAACTGTTCGACTTCGATGGAACCGAGGACGTCGCCTCGAACACCTGGGACGCCGTCGAGTACCTCCGCGTTCACGAGGATCTACGGGCCGAACTCGAGGGGACCTCGGTCGGCGATGAGTACGACGATTTCGCCTATCACGCACCGTGTCATTCACGTAACCAGGGACTCGATGGACAGACGATAGCAGTGCTCGACGCGATTGACGGCATCGATGCCCACGACGTCGGCGACTCCTGTTCGGGAATCTCCGGCACGTACGGGTGGAAAGAAGAGAACTACGAGACGTCCATGAAAATCGGCGAGGAGATGTTCGAACACATGGAGGACTCGAACGCCGAAACCGGACTCACCGAGTGCCCGACCTGCTCAATGCAGATGGGCCACGGCACCGGTTACGAGATTAAACACACGCTCGAGGTGCTCGAGGCCGCGCTGGTGGGAACAGACAGTGATGGCCTAGAGCGCAAACGCAAGGGGAAGTAG